A region of Thermodesulfovibrionales bacterium DNA encodes the following proteins:
- a CDS encoding ribonuclease H-like domain-containing protein, with translation MAWKVILMKRIIFDIETIGKDFESLDKPIQDYLLQWADTEEKEEEIKERLGLSPVTGEIVAIGLLEPDTMKGKVYFQAPEEDPFLPFEENGIWYEAGTEEEILKKFWLEIKDYEQIITFNGRGFDCPFILIRSAFYRIKPSKDLMPNRYNNSHTDLLDQLTFYGATRKYRLDIWCRFFGIRSPKEEGITGLDIKELFLEGKYLDIARYCARDLIATKELFDYWDRYIRFRNE, from the coding sequence GTGGCATGGAAAGTGATATTAATGAAGAGAATAATCTTTGACATAGAGACCATTGGAAAGGATTTTGAAAGTCTTGATAAACCCATTCAGGATTATTTACTTCAGTGGGCAGATACAGAGGAAAAGGAAGAAGAGATAAAGGAGAGACTTGGTCTATCTCCTGTTACTGGAGAGATAGTAGCAATAGGTCTTCTTGAACCTGATACAATGAAGGGTAAGGTATACTTTCAGGCTCCCGAGGAAGACCCCTTTCTACCCTTTGAAGAGAATGGTATATGGTATGAGGCGGGCACTGAAGAGGAGATACTTAAGAAATTCTGGCTCGAGATAAAGGATTACGAACAGATAATAACATTTAATGGAAGAGGATTTGATTGTCCCTTCATTCTTATAAGGTCTGCTTTTTACAGGATAAAACCCTCAAAGGACCTGATGCCCAACAGATACAATAACAGCCATACAGACCTGCTTGACCAGCTAACCTTTTACGGGGCTACAAGGAAATACAGGCTTGATATCTGGTGCAGATTCTTCGGTATAAGAAGTCCGAAAGAGGAGGGAATTACAGGTCTTGATATTAAGGAGCTCTTTCTTGAAGGCAAATATCTTGATATAGCAAGATACTGTGCCAGAGATCTTATAGCAACAAAAGAGCTCTTTGATTACTGGGATCGGTATATTAGATTTCGTAACGAGTAA
- the murA gene encoding UDP-N-acetylglucosamine 1-carboxyvinyltransferase, which produces MDKFLIRGGKRLSGKVNISGSKNASLPLMAATLLCPSRHSIKGVPDLRDIRTMSRLLHTLGAEISFDKNLLHIDSSNISLFEAPYELVKTMRASVLVLGPLLARYGRAKVSLPGGCAIGSRPINLHIEGLKQMGAEIVLEQGYIIASTRGRLRGAKIYFDIPTVTGTENVLMAASLADGVTVIENAAKEPEVVDLANALSAMGAKIKGAGTEMIEVEGVTELKPLNEYTVIPDRIEAATFLCIAGITGSEITIDNVIPEHLDAVIAKLRETDLQIDIHNSCSIKAKGQEIIRPANIKTMPYPGFPTDVQAQFMALMSVAQGTSIIRETIFENRFMHVGELRRMGADIITEGSVATVKGVKELRGAPVMSSDLRASASLVVAGLRAKGETVIDRVYHLDRGYERMELKLQALGADIERIRS; this is translated from the coding sequence ATGGATAAATTTCTAATAAGGGGCGGGAAAAGGCTTTCTGGCAAAGTAAATATAAGTGGTTCTAAGAATGCCTCCCTTCCGCTTATGGCTGCCACACTTCTATGTCCTTCAAGGCACAGCATAAAGGGTGTTCCTGACCTCAGGGATATTCGCACCATGTCACGATTACTCCATACCCTTGGAGCAGAGATCTCCTTTGATAAAAATCTCCTACACATAGACTCAAGTAATATATCGCTTTTTGAGGCACCATATGAACTTGTCAAAACCATGAGGGCATCTGTTCTTGTTCTCGGTCCACTTCTTGCAAGATATGGAAGGGCAAAGGTATCCCTACCTGGGGGCTGTGCAATAGGCTCTAGGCCAATAAATCTTCATATAGAAGGTTTAAAACAAATGGGTGCTGAAATTGTTCTTGAACAGGGTTATATAATAGCCAGTACAAGAGGAAGGCTCAGAGGTGCAAAGATTTATTTTGATATACCCACAGTTACAGGTACAGAGAATGTCCTGATGGCTGCTTCCCTGGCTGATGGAGTTACTGTAATTGAGAACGCAGCAAAGGAACCAGAGGTTGTTGACCTTGCTAATGCCCTTAGTGCAATGGGTGCAAAAATCAAAGGTGCTGGCACAGAAATGATAGAAGTTGAGGGAGTTACCGAGCTTAAACCACTTAATGAATATACAGTTATACCTGACAGGATAGAGGCTGCTACGTTTTTGTGCATTGCCGGTATTACAGGCAGTGAGATAACGATTGATAATGTAATACCTGAACACCTTGATGCAGTGATAGCTAAATTAAGAGAAACTGATCTTCAGATAGATATACATAATTCCTGCTCCATAAAAGCAAAAGGTCAGGAGATTATAAGACCTGCGAATATCAAGACCATGCCCTATCCCGGTTTTCCTACAGATGTGCAGGCTCAATTCATGGCATTAATGTCTGTTGCTCAGGGAACGAGCATTATTCGTGAGACTATATTTGAAAACAGATTCATGCATGTTGGAGAATTAAGAAGGATGGGAGCTGATATAATAACAGAGGGATCTGTTGCCACTGTAAAGGGTGTAAAAGAACTAAGAGGTGCTCCCGTGATGAGCTCAGATCTCAGGGCATCAGCAAGCCTTGTGGTTGCAGGACTGAGAGCAAAGGGAGAGACAGTAATCGACAGGGTCTATCACCTTGACAGGGGATATGAGAGGATGGAGCTCAAGCTGCAGGCACTGGGAGCAGATATAGAGAGGATTAGGTCTTAA
- a CDS encoding S41 family peptidase, with amino-acid sequence MKKKILRIAVVLLLILSGMLIGRISTATKSGAEGYEELKVFTEAFSVIKRNYVDEVKTKDLIYSAIKGMVGSLDPHSGFMTPEAYKEMQIETKGEFGGIGIQIGIKDNILTVIAPIEDTPAWRAGIKAGDKIIKINGESTVDMSLQEAVNKMRGPKGTKVTITIMREGWKAPQDFTLVRDIIHVKSVKSRIIEKGIGYIKISAFQEQTANDLAVALRDLVEKEKVSSLILDLRNNPGGLLQSAVEVADQFLEPGRLVVSIKGRTGEKTEYFTEGLRPNYKLPVVVLVNHGSASASEIVAGALKDHRRAITLGTTTFGKGSVQNIVPLSDGSGLRLTTAKYYTPNGTSIHGEGITPDIVVKLESKTPDKERPVLREKDIQRHLQEKGEELPLETAPVEVEEKDDLQLQRAIELLKTWDIFKKLPQT; translated from the coding sequence ATGAAGAAAAAGATATTGCGCATTGCAGTAGTGCTTCTGCTCATCCTCTCAGGCATGCTTATTGGCAGGATAAGCACAGCCACCAAGAGCGGAGCAGAAGGCTATGAGGAGTTGAAGGTCTTTACAGAGGCCTTTTCAGTAATAAAGAGAAACTATGTTGACGAGGTGAAAACAAAGGACCTGATATATTCTGCCATAAAGGGTATGGTAGGAAGCCTTGATCCCCATTCCGGCTTCATGACTCCAGAGGCTTATAAGGAAATGCAGATAGAGACAAAGGGAGAATTTGGCGGTATAGGAATCCAGATAGGCATAAAGGACAACATCCTGACAGTAATAGCTCCCATTGAAGATACCCCTGCCTGGAGGGCTGGCATCAAGGCAGGAGATAAGATTATCAAGATTAATGGTGAATCAACAGTAGATATGAGCCTTCAGGAGGCTGTCAACAAGATGCGCGGACCAAAGGGAACTAAGGTTACGATTACTATAATGAGAGAAGGCTGGAAGGCTCCTCAGGACTTCACCCTTGTAAGGGATATAATCCATGTAAAGAGTGTAAAATCAAGGATAATAGAAAAGGGTATTGGCTATATAAAAATCTCTGCCTTTCAGGAGCAGACAGCTAACGACCTTGCTGTGGCCCTCAGGGATCTGGTTGAAAAGGAAAAGGTTAGTTCCCTGATTTTAGACCTTAGAAACAATCCCGGCGGATTACTTCAGAGTGCAGTGGAGGTGGCAGACCAGTTCCTTGAACCGGGAAGACTCGTTGTATCCATAAAGGGCAGGACAGGGGAAAAGACAGAATACTTTACAGAAGGTCTGAGACCAAATTATAAATTGCCTGTTGTTGTACTTGTGAATCACGGAAGTGCCAGTGCTTCTGAGATAGTAGCTGGTGCTCTTAAGGACCACAGGAGGGCAATAACGCTCGGAACAACCACATTTGGTAAGGGCTCTGTGCAGAATATAGTTCCTCTGAGTGATGGTTCAGGACTTAGGCTGACAACAGCAAAATACTATACACCAAACGGTACATCTATTCACGGAGAAGGAATCACGCCTGACATTGTTGTTAAGCTTGAGTCAAAAACACCGGATAAGGAAAGACCTGTGCTCAGAGAAAAAGATATTCAGAGGCATCTTCAGGAAAAGGGTGAAGAGCTTCCTCTTGAGACAGCACCGGTTGAGGTAGAAGAAAAAGATGACCTTCAGCTCCAGAGGGCAATTGAGCTTCTGAAGACCTGGGATATATTTAAAAAATTGCCCCAGACATAA
- a CDS encoding TRL-like family protein has protein sequence MMRRIFGIILVIMLVSLSACASYLPVGTLYTGGKMGVQAGSGPETKTGKACMQSILGLIAVGDASIDAAKAAGGIKEVTNINYEVQNILGIYGTYCLVVTGR, from the coding sequence ATGATGAGAAGAATATTCGGTATTATTCTGGTAATTATGCTTGTATCCTTATCGGCTTGTGCATCATACCTTCCAGTGGGTACCCTCTACACGGGTGGTAAGATGGGTGTACAGGCAGGCAGTGGACCTGAAACAAAAACGGGAAAGGCCTGCATGCAATCAATTCTCGGGCTCATTGCAGTAGGTGATGCAAGTATTGATGCAGCAAAGGCAGCAGGTGGAATAAAGGAAGTTACTAATATAAATTATGAAGTACAGAATATCCTGGGCATATACGGTACCTATTGTCTTGTAGTTACCGGTCGTTAA
- a CDS encoding DUF4105 domain-containing protein has translation MGAIILLSLFFIPSISISSDNTYLVNLIKKALDKELYKDRYWNVLLHYKHGLSGTESLIDDPAFFLAQDGKENPEAELIETLRSFFREYEDEKSNPRCRFPARYAWLKEKLDIDEDILPPSRCIELERFLDALKPESATLVFPAAYMNSPASMFGHTLIRIDSSYKSKLLSHAVNYAANTGDEGGISYLIKGLFGFFKGYFSILPYYEKIEEYSDLDMRDMWEYELNLTEDEVRKMVLHIWELKDIYSYYYFFDENCSYNLLFLLEAARPEVDLTDGFRQWVIPSDTVRAVIDRGLVRSVSYRPSRATRIRHMASYIPENYKIEAVEIASGSLMPDDILIREINNKEKAIILDIAAEMTQYKFMRQKLDRKNYQERFLQILKVRKELGKLEPEVYTVPAPARPDEGHSSGRLSTGTGLRNKEWYQAFMWRPAYHDLMDPDEGFQEGSEIIFVNLGFRYYYEKRRFQLQNIDIINIVSLGIRDEFFRPLSWKVHTGFRRELMKDYREHLIYILNPGFGIAGRSRVAGIYFAFTEAELKLSGSFRDNYSAGIGFSAGMIKNITDKCKLGLQAKTIFYEPENNKLHSISLKQNYKITKDTGLRLNLERIKYYSNYWTEGELILNFYF, from the coding sequence ATGGGAGCGATCATACTCCTCTCTTTATTTTTTATACCTTCTATTTCCATTTCATCAGATAATACCTATCTTGTTAATTTAATTAAAAAAGCCCTCGATAAGGAGCTATATAAAGACAGATACTGGAATGTTCTTCTTCATTATAAACACGGTCTTTCAGGTACAGAGAGTCTTATAGATGATCCAGCCTTTTTCCTTGCCCAGGATGGTAAAGAAAATCCAGAGGCAGAACTGATCGAGACCTTAAGGTCTTTTTTCAGGGAATACGAAGATGAAAAAAGTAACCCGAGATGCAGATTTCCGGCGAGATATGCCTGGCTTAAAGAAAAATTAGATATAGATGAAGATATCCTTCCTCCTTCAAGATGTATTGAACTTGAAAGATTTTTAGATGCTCTAAAACCTGAGTCTGCAACCCTTGTTTTTCCTGCAGCCTATATGAATAGCCCAGCCTCCATGTTCGGTCATACTCTCATAAGAATAGACAGCAGTTATAAAAGTAAACTTCTTTCCCATGCAGTAAATTATGCTGCAAACACAGGGGATGAAGGAGGTATTTCCTATCTTATTAAAGGTCTCTTCGGGTTTTTTAAAGGTTATTTTTCAATCCTGCCCTATTATGAAAAAATAGAAGAATACAGTGACCTTGATATGAGGGATATGTGGGAGTACGAACTTAATCTTACAGAAGATGAGGTTAGAAAAATGGTTCTCCATATCTGGGAATTGAAGGATATTTATTCCTATTATTATTTTTTTGATGAAAACTGTTCTTACAACCTTCTTTTTCTTTTAGAAGCCGCCAGACCAGAGGTCGATCTTACAGATGGGTTCAGACAGTGGGTTATACCTTCTGATACTGTGAGAGCTGTTATTGATAGGGGTCTTGTCAGGTCTGTCAGTTACAGACCATCAAGAGCAACAAGGATCAGGCACATGGCTTCCTATATCCCTGAAAATTATAAAATTGAAGCAGTGGAAATAGCCAGTGGCAGCTTGATGCCGGATGATATTTTAATCAGGGAGATTAACAACAAGGAGAAGGCAATTATCCTAGACATTGCTGCTGAGATGACTCAGTATAAATTTATGAGGCAGAAACTTGACAGGAAAAATTATCAGGAAAGATTCCTTCAAATTCTCAAAGTCAGAAAAGAGCTCGGGAAATTAGAGCCAGAGGTGTATACTGTTCCTGCCCCTGCCAGACCGGATGAAGGGCATTCCTCCGGAAGATTAAGTACAGGAACCGGTTTGAGGAATAAAGAATGGTACCAGGCATTTATGTGGAGACCTGCCTATCATGACTTGATGGACCCTGATGAAGGATTTCAGGAAGGTTCTGAGATAATATTTGTTAACCTTGGATTCAGATATTATTATGAAAAAAGAAGATTCCAGTTGCAGAATATTGATATTATTAACATTGTATCTCTAGGAATAAGGGATGAATTTTTCAGGCCTCTCTCCTGGAAGGTTCATACTGGTTTCAGGAGAGAGTTAATGAAAGATTATAGAGAACACCTTATATATATCCTGAATCCAGGTTTTGGCATAGCAGGAAGAAGCAGAGTTGCCGGTATTTATTTTGCCTTTACAGAGGCAGAATTAAAATTGAGCGGGAGCTTCAGAGATAATTATTCAGCAGGTATAGGTTTTTCAGCCGGGATGATCAAGAATATAACTGATAAATGTAAGCTGGGCCTTCAGGCAAAAACTATCTTTTACGAACCAGAGAATAATAAATTACATTCAATCAGCTTGAAGCAGAATTATAAAATAACAAAGGACACAGGGCTCAGGCTTAATCTTGAAAGGATAAAATATTATTCAAATTACTGGACAGAAGGAGAGCTGATTTTAAATTTTTATTTCTAA
- the mnmA gene encoding tRNA 2-thiouridine(34) synthase MnmA, with protein MDKVIVGMSGGVDSSTAAYLLKQKGYEVEGVSFILYQTGHIKGRSVQAGCCSIESIKEAALVAAEIGIPHSIIDLREEFLNKVINPFIDSYKKGLTPNPCILCNKYIKFPFLLRIATERKAPFIATGHYAKVINSRLLKGRDQKKDQSYVLYVLKKEELERLILPLGELTKEQVREIARTLNLAALRRPESQEICFIEDRRYSEFLINLIEPEEGPIIDIKTGEILKTHRGLFNYTIGQRRGLGISSKEPYYVVKIDPENNTLYVGKREDAFRREIIVNDLNILQPSVLSLPSLRATVKIRSTMKDEPATVYFEGSSARVIFDRPQWAPAPGQSAVFYEGELVIGGGVIKEVKD; from the coding sequence GTGGATAAGGTTATTGTTGGAATGAGTGGAGGCGTTGATTCTTCCACCGCTGCCTACCTGCTTAAACAAAAAGGCTACGAGGTTGAAGGTGTAAGCTTCATCCTGTATCAGACAGGGCATATAAAAGGACGCTCTGTGCAAGCAGGCTGCTGCAGCATTGAGTCAATTAAAGAGGCAGCACTCGTTGCGGCAGAGATCGGGATTCCTCACTCTATAATTGATCTAAGGGAAGAATTCCTTAATAAAGTAATAAATCCCTTTATCGATTCTTACAAAAAAGGTCTCACACCAAATCCCTGCATACTCTGTAATAAATATATAAAATTTCCCTTTCTCTTAAGGATTGCAACTGAAAGAAAAGCTCCTTTCATAGCAACAGGCCATTATGCAAAAGTAATTAACAGCAGACTTCTTAAAGGCAGGGATCAAAAAAAGGATCAGTCCTATGTGCTTTATGTCCTTAAAAAGGAGGAGCTTGAGAGGCTCATACTTCCTCTGGGAGAATTGACAAAGGAACAGGTTCGAGAAATAGCAAGAACCCTTAATCTCGCTGCGCTCAGGAGGCCGGAGAGTCAGGAGATATGTTTTATTGAGGACAGAAGATATTCAGAATTTCTAATAAATTTAATAGAGCCAGAAGAAGGACCCATTATTGATATAAAAACAGGTGAGATATTGAAAACCCACAGAGGCCTCTTTAACTACACAATCGGTCAGAGGAGAGGTCTTGGTATATCCTCAAAAGAACCCTATTATGTAGTAAAAATAGATCCTGAAAATAATACCCTCTATGTTGGTAAAAGAGAGGATGCCTTCAGGAGAGAGATTATTGTAAATGATTTAAATATACTTCAGCCTTCGGTCCTGAGCCTTCCTTCCTTAAGGGCAACCGTAAAGATTCGGTCTACAATGAAGGATGAACCTGCAACTGTTTACTTTGAAGGTAGCTCGGCAAGAGTAATCTTTGACCGTCCACAGTGGGCACCTGCACCCGGTCAGTCAGCAGTATTTTATGAGGGAGAGCTGGTGATAGGTGGCGGCGTGATAAAAGAAGTTAAAGACTGA
- a CDS encoding DUF3015 domain-containing protein, with translation MKKLVLLLMISLFITSTAFAAGQARRNTGCGLGTMLFKDSADDKWLLQAFQATTNGTFGNQTFGITTGTSECERATKIAGNEKLNQFVADNMDNLAKDIATGQGETLDTLAELMEVPPQYRSEFYSKLQANFSRIFTSSDIQAAEVLDNIISISSQS, from the coding sequence ATGAAAAAATTAGTTCTTTTGCTAATGATTTCTTTATTTATTACAAGCACTGCCTTTGCAGCAGGCCAGGCAAGAAGAAATACTGGATGCGGCCTCGGAACAATGCTTTTTAAGGACAGTGCTGATGACAAATGGCTTCTTCAGGCCTTTCAAGCGACTACAAATGGTACTTTCGGTAATCAGACCTTTGGTATTACCACAGGAACATCGGAGTGTGAGAGGGCTACAAAAATTGCAGGTAATGAAAAACTCAATCAATTTGTGGCAGACAATATGGATAACCTTGCAAAGGATATAGCCACCGGTCAGGGTGAGACCCTTGATACCCTCGCAGAACTTATGGAAGTGCCACCTCAGTACAGGTCTGAATTTTATTCTAAGCTTCAGGCGAATTTTTCTAGAATCTTTACCTCTTCAGATATTCAGGCTGCAGAGGTCCTTGACAACATAATATCAATCAGCTCTCAGAGTTAA
- the uvrC gene encoding excinuclease ABC subunit UvrC: MQTHKLHTANKGSGIVDLSTNVPELPGVYIMKSKTGKVLYVGKAKNLRQRLRHYLHEELDMRKSRMLKEVEEVSFIITQNELEALVLEANLIKEYKPRYNVILRDDKNYPYIKVVMNERFPHLEVARKIKYDGSLYFGPYVPASVMWEALSFIRKNFNIRPCKYKLDRPMKPCIQYQMGRCPGPCAELITEEDYRKALSEVIMFLKGERKDLLESLEKKMEKLSEEMRYEEAAKIRDRINALKRLWESQRVVSTINHNADIIGIYKTEKGFSIAVLFMRNGLIIGKREFFIKSTSSSFPELLEEIIEVFYTKEIIPPDVIIVPEEPHNREILERWLSEKSSGSEASSAVSIRRPSNSEEEDLLKMAQENARVFFDQKAIKAERTLITLAGLLEISSVPESIGAFDISTTFGKEATGGFVWWQGEEFLKDKYRHVKIKAVEGMDDYRMLEEVIGRVIENLKGEVPDVLMVDGGQGQLEVLRKVIEDKRDHIAKMPVIISVAKDPDRVFLLNGKIINLETLKGPEEEAGLLLRKIRDEVHRFAIMYHRKIRDRRLRQSRLEEIPGVGPKRRLSLLRAFGSLDAIRKATASEITEKVPGIGLSLAEKILMAVKEDKDD, translated from the coding sequence ATGCAGACCCATAAACTCCACACCGCTAATAAAGGATCTGGTATTGTGGACCTTTCCACTAATGTGCCAGAACTTCCGGGTGTATATATCATGAAGTCAAAGACAGGGAAGGTCCTTTATGTCGGCAAGGCAAAGAATCTCAGACAGAGACTGAGACATTATTTACACGAAGAACTTGATATGAGAAAATCAAGAATGCTCAAGGAGGTTGAGGAAGTCTCTTTTATTATCACACAGAATGAGCTTGAAGCCCTTGTACTTGAAGCCAATTTAATAAAAGAGTATAAACCGAGATATAATGTTATTCTCAGGGATGATAAGAACTATCCTTATATAAAGGTCGTGATGAATGAAAGATTTCCCCATCTTGAAGTTGCAAGAAAGATTAAATATGATGGTTCGCTATATTTTGGTCCCTATGTTCCTGCCAGCGTGATGTGGGAAGCCCTTTCATTTATAAGAAAGAATTTCAATATAAGGCCCTGTAAATATAAACTTGACAGACCAATGAAACCATGCATACAGTACCAGATGGGAAGATGTCCTGGCCCCTGCGCAGAACTCATTACAGAGGAGGATTACAGAAAGGCGCTCTCCGAGGTAATAATGTTTTTAAAAGGTGAAAGGAAGGATCTTCTTGAAAGTCTTGAAAAAAAGATGGAGAAGCTTTCAGAGGAGATGCGCTATGAGGAGGCAGCAAAGATCCGTGACAGGATTAATGCATTAAAGAGGCTGTGGGAATCCCAGAGGGTTGTGAGTACAATAAACCATAATGCGGACATTATAGGGATATACAAGACCGAAAAGGGTTTCAGTATTGCCGTTTTATTTATGCGAAATGGGTTGATTATAGGGAAGAGAGAATTTTTTATAAAAAGCACATCATCCTCTTTCCCGGAACTTCTTGAAGAAATCATTGAAGTCTTCTATACAAAGGAGATAATACCGCCGGATGTAATAATAGTTCCAGAGGAACCACACAACCGGGAAATACTGGAAAGATGGCTTTCAGAAAAAAGCTCAGGCTCAGAAGCCAGTTCTGCTGTTAGCATAAGAAGACCTTCTAATTCTGAGGAAGAGGACCTCCTTAAAATGGCTCAGGAGAATGCACGGGTGTTTTTTGACCAGAAGGCTATCAAGGCAGAAAGGACACTCATCACACTGGCAGGACTTCTTGAAATTTCTTCTGTACCCGAGAGCATTGGTGCCTTTGATATATCTACCACCTTTGGAAAGGAGGCAACTGGAGGTTTTGTCTGGTGGCAGGGAGAGGAATTTCTTAAAGATAAATACAGGCATGTAAAGATAAAGGCTGTTGAGGGAATGGATGACTACAGAATGCTTGAAGAGGTGATCGGAAGGGTTATAGAGAATCTTAAAGGAGAAGTCCCTGATGTACTCATGGTAGATGGTGGACAGGGACAGCTTGAGGTCTTAAGAAAGGTGATTGAGGATAAGAGGGATCACATCGCCAAGATGCCGGTAATTATTTCTGTTGCCAAGGATCCTGACAGGGTATTTTTGTTGAACGGAAAGATTATTAATCTTGAAACACTGAAAGGACCGGAAGAAGAGGCAGGTCTGCTTCTGAGAAAGATCAGGGACGAGGTTCACAGGTTTGCTATAATGTATCACAGAAAGATAAGAGACAGAAGGCTCAGACAGTCAAGACTTGAAGAGATACCGGGTGTAGGACCCAAAAGAAGGCTTTCCCTTCTGAGAGCCTTTGGTAGTCTTGATGCCATCAGAAAGGCAACAGCAAGTGAGATTACTGAAAAGGTACCCGGGATTGGTCTAAGTCTTGCCGAGAAGATTTTAATGGCGGTAAAGGAAGATAAAGATGATTAA